The DNA segment GAGGCCATTATGAATCAGTTTGATGAAGTCTGGCTCGGTAAATACTGCAAGGCCTGCGGAAGAAAAGATTTTTGCCCGGATCCCATTCTTTGATCCGACTGCACGACCGCCCGACTTGCATGACCTGCAAGACATTTCTTCCCAAATGTCGTGTAAATGTCGTGTTTTTGTAGTTGGAAAGTTACCTTAATAAGGCTGACATTTGAATAAAAAAATAAAATGGAAACAGGAAAGCTAATAAAGGAATTAAGGATTAAAAAGGGGATGACCCAGGAAGAGCTGGCTGACAAGACAGAAGTCAGTGCCAGGACAATACAACGAATCGAGAACGGGGAAGTGGATCCGCGTGCATATACTCTTCAGATGATAGCCAGGGCTCTTGAAGTTGAATATGATCTGTTTGTAGGAAATGGACCTGATGAAGAAGATGAAATTCAGCTGGTTAATGCCATCAACTGGCTGGGAATTTTGCACTTCAGCGGTATCATACCTCTTATTTTTCCAACTGTACTGATATGGAATTATAAAAAAGACAAGATAAAGGGCATGTCTGAGCATTACCGCGATGTGATCAGCTTCCAGCTGAAAGTGTGGGTAGGAATACTTGCATGCTTATGGATCTACTGGAAAGCAGATAATTCCATTCCGTTAATCATGATTTTTCTCGGCAACGCCTTATTCGTAATATTCAGCACTTTCAAAGTTGTCTCAGGTGATTCCATTAAGAACATCTTTGACATCAAATCAGATATCAAAAAACTTAAAAGCTAAACGGTCATTCAATAGCTTCGCCCACCGGAGCTTCAGCGTAGGTGGGTAATTCAATAGTAAACCAATCAATGACCACCAATGACGCCGCAGGCAAATGACAAATCACATATCATCTATAATACATAATACATAATACATTTCTTCTCCGTGTTCCTCCATGCTCTCCGTGTCTCTGTGGTTTTTCCCACTGCTCCCTGCCCCTTGCCCTCAGCTTTTTTTTTACCGCAGAGGCCCTCGACAGGCTCAGGCTGACGCAGAGATAAGCCAGCGGAATAAGGAGAACGGGAGAAATGATTCGTAATTTTCCAAAAAGTATTAAATTGCATCTCTTTGAGACCAATTATCATCAAATCACAATATTAACAAATGATCCAGACCGTATCTTTTGAAAAACATCTCATCGCACCATGCGGGATGAATTGCGGCACCTGCCTTGCATATCTCCGGGACAAAAACAAATGTCCGGGATGCAGGACAAACTCTCCGGATAAGGCTATCTCAGTTAAAGCATGCATAGTACCCAAATGCAGCGCTCTTCAGGAAACAACTTCAAAATTCTGCTATGAGTGTGAAAAATTTCCCTGCAAAAGGATCAAAGACCTCGATAAAAGGTACAGTACTAAATACCGGACAAGCTTTATTGAGAATCTGACAATGATAAAAGAAAAAGGACTAGACAGATTTCTTGTTTTTGAATCAAAACGCAGAACCTGCGGCCACTGCGGATCAGTTCTAAGTGTGCATCGCGACCATTGTCTCAAATGCAATAAAACCATAAATTAATTTGCCATTACACCTTTACGACGTTATGCCGTTACGCCTTTTCTTACCACAGAGATAACTCAGCAGATTCAGGAGAAAGGGAGAGGGGGAGAAGAGGAGAATGGGAGACGAAGAGAAAATAACTTATATTCTGGAATTACCTTTGCGTCCTTTGTGTAAACCTTTGTGCCCTTTGTGGTTAATGGATTTCCCATCATCTATCGCCTATAATAAATAATACATTTTCCTAATCTGAGATCAAACCATCCAATGAACAAAAACCGCCTCCTCTGCATCTTCCTCACACTCCTGCTTTCATCCCACCTCCAGGCCCAGTCTTGGAATTTTATTAAAGAGAAGGACAGTATAAAAATATATACCCGTGCCGAGGCCGGTAAGTCGCTGAAATCCTACAGGGGTGTCACCGACATTAATGCCCCGGTTGAAAAGATCTTCACCGTGATGGAGGATGTTAACAATACCGACTGGTGGGACAAAAATCTCACTCAGATCAATGTACTGCTTTATGAAAAGAACAAAAGAGCACGGTACTACCTTGTTTATGATCTGCCGGTACCTGTTACCGACCGCGACTTATGCGTTGATGTTACTGTTACTATCAATAAGATTACCGATGAACGGATTATTGATGCTGTTGCCCTGAACGGAGTCATTCCGGAAAAGGATAAACTTATACGAATCACAGAGTACCGGCAGACCTGGACAATCACTCCAATTGGCAAGGATCAAACCCATGTTGTACTCGAAGGCTTTCTCGATCCCGCAGGAGCTGTCCCCGACTGGCTCTCCAACATGCTCCTTACCGACACCCCCTTTAAAGCTATCAGAGGACTCAGGGAGAAGATGACCACAAATGGCGCCGAAGGCAAACGACAGCGCAGCGAATGACGCGAAGCAAGTGACACATCATCTATCTTCTATAATAAATAATACATTTTTTTATATCCCGTCGCATATAAAACACATTAAACACTAAAATTTATATTTATATGCATATAATTTAAAAATATTTCATACTTTTATATCCAAAAGCATATAAAATGAACTTAATAGCTGAGTTTGTTAAGAAAAGGAGGAAACAGTTGGGCCTTACACAGGAAGAATTTGCAATAAAAGCTGGTGTGGCATTAACTGTTATCAGAAAAATTGAGCAGGGCAAGGAGAACCTGAGTTTATCAAAAGTTAACCAGGTGTTAATAATGTTTGGTCAGGTTTTAGGCCCTGTAAATGCAAAAGAAAATGAGACAGGCCGTTATAAAATATAATAACATACAGGCAGGAGTCCTGAGAGAACTTGAAAGTGGTGAGTATGAGTTTGCATATGACGATCATTATATTCAAAATCATCCGGGTCTGTTCATTACCTTCAAAATGCCGGTAACATCCATGCCGTACAGAAGTAAAAGACTATTCCCGTTTTTCGACGGGTTAATTCCCGAAGGATGGCTTTTGAAAATTGCTTCAGAAACATGGAGAATCAATATGAACGACCGGATGGGCCTCCTTTTAGCTTGTTGTCAGAATTCTATCGGAGCTGTAAGTGTTCACCCTGTAACAGATAACGATGATGTCTAGGTGTCTGTATTGTTATCAGAAAATGGATGCATCAATTGGTGATGATTACCATCCTGAATGCATCAGAGCTTTCTATGGGACAAAGTATGCTCCGGCTTTGCCTTATCGCCTTGATGAGATGGAGAAACTGGCAAAGGAAGCTGTGGAGTTGTCTGTAACTGTTCCGGGAGTGCAGCCTAAAATATCTGTGGGCTGGATAAAAACGGTGCTGAAAGATGGTCATAACGGACGTTTAACAATTATGGACGCACTTGAAGGTATGTATATTTTAAAACCTCAGAATCCAAAATATAAACAGATGCCTGAGAATGAGCATCTGTCTATGAAACTGGCAGAACTGTTTAAAATCAATACCGTGCCTTCAAATATGATAAGATTAGCGTCGGGTGAATTGTGCTACATAACAAAACGCATCGACAGGAAAAAGGACAACACCAGAATACATATGATTGATTTTCTTCAGATACTTGAATTGGAAGACAAGTATTTGGGAACCATGGAGATTGTTGGTAAAACAATTGGAGAGCTATCGGCGAATACCTTAATGGATAAACTTCGGTTTTTTGAACTATCCCTGTTCAATTTTATTATAGGCAATAATGATATGCACTTAAAAAATTTCTCCATGTGGTTGTCAGAAATTGGTTGGGTTTTATCGCCGGCTTACGATTTATTAAATGTAAAAATCATCCTGCCAAAGGATCAGGATGACACCGCATTGTTGTTGGGAGGGAAGAAGAACAATTTCAATAAGGGGTATTTTGATGAGTTTGGAAAGGTCCTGAAATTAAACGACAAACAAATCAACTCTGTTTACAGGAATCTGAACTCGTGGCTAACCGGTGCCATGCAACTGATAGATATCTCGTTTCTAAATGAGAATTATAAAACCCAATACAAGGAATTAATTACACAGCGGGTGAGAATTTTTTTACCACAGTGATAAACCAGAAGAACAAGGAGAAAGGGTGAGGGGCAGAATGGGAGATAGGTGGACTGCAAGACTGCAAGACTGCAAGACCTGCAGGACAATTCTTCCCGCCTTTACGCCTATACGCCCTTCTTCATCAACTTAAACGCATGTGACCATTTGTTTTCCCTGATACCTGGTATGCACCATAGCATGCACAGTGGTTCGATAGCCCTGGCTGATTCGACCTGTCCCATATCTTCAGTCTCCCAGCCCGCTTTGCTGAGCAGTTCACCAACCTCTTTCTTCGCCTGGTCATTATTACCGCAGATGAACATCGAGGGTTTTGATTCGAATGCCGGACTAATCATAAAAGGGTTGCCTACGCAGCTGAAGGCTTTTACGAAATGTGCACCGGGCACGAGTCTCTGCAGCCTTTCCATAAGTGACTCATCGAGACTGGTGAAGAATTGCAGCACCCCGTTTACAGGAGGCTTGTCGGCAATAGGGTTAGTGGTGTCAATCACTGTTTTTCCCGTAACAACTCCGGCAAGTGATTTAACTACTTTTTCTGCAGCAGAACCTTTGACTGAGAGAATAACAAGATCACCGAATGACGCAGTTTCAGCAAATGTGCCTGTATTAATACCTGTCTCACTCTTCAAAGAATCTCTTTTAGCTTTATCTTCCGAGCCCAGCATTACTGAGTAACCGAGCTTTGATAAACCGCTTGCGAGTGTTTTTCCCACCTCGCCTGAGCCTAATATACCGATCTTTTTCATAATGTTTTATTGTAAAACAATCAGAATAAATTAAGGTTCTTGGATAAGGGTATTTTTGTCAATAAAAGACGTGAAGAAAAGACACATCATCTATCTTCTATAATACATAATACATTTCTTCTCCGAGTTCCTCCGTGCCAACTCCGTGTAACCCGTGGTTAATTTTTTACCGCAGAGAAAAACCAGAGGAGAATGGGAGAGTGGGAGAGTGGGAGAGTGGGGGACTGCAAGACCGCAAGACCGCAAGACTGCAAGACCGCAAGACCGCAAGACAATTCTTCCCGCCTTTGCCCCTTTGCGCCTTTTTTCATATATTTATCCTAAATACGATTCCCCTATGAGAAACCTGTTCTTCATCACAATTGCCACATGTTTTGCTGTTTTATCATGTAAAAGTCCTTCAAAGAACTTATATCAACCCCGGAATATTTTCTCAGTTAAAGGTGAAAAGACCTTACTGAATGATGAGGAGATCCTGCTGAGAGGTCTGAGGTTTTCAAATGCACTGATATCAGATGACGCAGTTGATGAACTGATTACAAACCTCGATACCTTTGCATCCTACGGTATCAATTCTTTCAGCGTCTATCTTCAGGGATCACGCTTTGGTGATATTAAAGGATATAACGAAGACTGCTCCGTCGATACCACTTACGGAAGGAGGCTCTCAAAAATCATTGAAGCGGCCGACAGTAAGGGTTTTGTTGTGCTGGTGGGCTGCCTTTATTATGGCACATCTGACGCACCATTCATGTCATGGGGACAGAGTGAAGCTAACCTTGCCGTTGCCAATACCATCCTGTGGCTGAAGGATCATAATTACCGCAATGTCTTTATCGATGTAGACAACGAAGGTATGGCACTTAAGGCGAAGAATTTCGATAACCGCCAGCTGGTACTGGCCGGTAAAGCAGCCGACAGTACTTATATTATTGCCACAAACTATCGCGGCGACCCTCCTGCCGAGGCTGATATGGCTATTCATCACAGCAACAGGGCAACAGGTAAACCATACGCCGAAACTGAAGGATCACCTCCGGGAGTTAAGGGAGGATACTGGGGTGCTTACAGCAAACAGGGAAAAGAATGGAATAACGGTCCGGACCTTTACCAATACATTAATATCGGTGTCTATACCGACTCCATGAAAACAGCCCAGATAAACGCTTCATTTGAGCATTTCGACAGGGGCGAGGGATACTTCCTGGCATCCACATGGCTGCAATGCGTTCCCCCTGAAGGACCCCACCACAATCCCGGAGGATTTGGCACCACCGATGATCCGGGTATAAGGTGGTGGCTCGTAAAGGTGAAGGAGAGGTTTGGAGTCATCCAATAGTAAATCAATCAATGACCATCAATGACGGCGCAGCCAAATGACCCCAACAAATTCTCCGTGTTCCTCCATGCTCTCCGTGTCTCCGTGGTTCCTTTTTACAGCAGAGCAAAACCAACGGAGAAAGTGAGAGGGGGAGAATGGGAGATTCAAGGACCACAAGACCGCACGACAATATTTAACTTAATAACAAACAAACGACTATGAAAAAAACATTGACTATTCTGATTATCTGTATCCTTACTGCAGGATTAAACGGGCAATTAAAAGGACAAAACCTGACAAATTCCCAGAAATCAAAAATTGAAAAACAAGTTGATTCAGTCTTTCTCGATGCGGTAAAAGCGGCAGAGAATGTGGATTATGATAAAATAAGTGCCGGTGTTGACGACAAATATAACGCAGGTTTTATTGTAAATAATACATACTATTCAAAGTATGACACCATGATTAGCATTTTAAAAGGAAACTTACGCAGCGGGACAAAGCAAACCATTACATTTCAAAACAAGAAAATTACTGTCTTGTCTGAAAGAATTGTTCTTGTAACGGCATCAGG comes from the Bacteroidales bacterium genome and includes:
- a CDS encoding SRPBCC family protein, whose product is MNKNRLLCIFLTLLLSSHLQAQSWNFIKEKDSIKIYTRAEAGKSLKSYRGVTDINAPVEKIFTVMEDVNNTDWWDKNLTQINVLLYEKNKRARYYLVYDLPVPVTDRDLCVDVTVTINKITDERIIDAVALNGVIPEKDKLIRITEYRQTWTITPIGKDQTHVVLEGFLDPAGAVPDWLSNMLLTDTPFKAIRGLREKMTTNGAEGKRQRSE
- a CDS encoding DUF3795 domain-containing protein, which translates into the protein MIQTVSFEKHLIAPCGMNCGTCLAYLRDKNKCPGCRTNSPDKAISVKACIVPKCSALQETTSKFCYECEKFPCKRIKDLDKRYSTKYRTSFIENLTMIKEKGLDRFLVFESKRRTCGHCGSVLSVHRDHCLKCNKTIN
- a CDS encoding NAD(P)-binding domain-containing protein, which encodes MKKIGILGSGEVGKTLASGLSKLGYSVMLGSEDKAKRDSLKSETGINTGTFAETASFGDLVILSVKGSAAEKVVKSLAGVVTGKTVIDTTNPIADKPPVNGVLQFFTSLDESLMERLQRLVPGAHFVKAFSCVGNPFMISPAFESKPSMFICGNNDQAKKEVGELLSKAGWETEDMGQVESARAIEPLCMLWCIPGIRENKWSHAFKLMKKGV
- a CDS encoding HipA domain-containing protein; its protein translation is MMSRCLYCYQKMDASIGDDYHPECIRAFYGTKYAPALPYRLDEMEKLAKEAVELSVTVPGVQPKISVGWIKTVLKDGHNGRLTIMDALEGMYILKPQNPKYKQMPENEHLSMKLAELFKINTVPSNMIRLASGELCYITKRIDRKKDNTRIHMIDFLQILELEDKYLGTMEIVGKTIGELSANTLMDKLRFFELSLFNFIIGNNDMHLKNFSMWLSEIGWVLSPAYDLLNVKIILPKDQDDTALLLGGKKNNFNKGYFDEFGKVLKLNDKQINSVYRNLNSWLTGAMQLIDISFLNENYKTQYKELITQRVRIFLPQ
- a CDS encoding HipA N-terminal domain-containing protein; translated protein: MRQAVIKYNNIQAGVLRELESGEYEFAYDDHYIQNHPGLFITFKMPVTSMPYRSKRLFPFFDGLIPEGWLLKIASETWRINMNDRMGLLLACCQNSIGAVSVHPVTDNDDV
- a CDS encoding helix-turn-helix domain-containing protein, which produces METGKLIKELRIKKGMTQEELADKTEVSARTIQRIENGEVDPRAYTLQMIARALEVEYDLFVGNGPDEEDEIQLVNAINWLGILHFSGIIPLIFPTVLIWNYKKDKIKGMSEHYRDVISFQLKVWVGILACLWIYWKADNSIPLIMIFLGNALFVIFSTFKVVSGDSIKNIFDIKSDIKKLKS
- a CDS encoding nuclear transport factor 2 family protein, which translates into the protein MKKTLTILIICILTAGLNGQLKGQNLTNSQKSKIEKQVDSVFLDAVKAAENVDYDKISAGVDDKYNAGFIVNNTYYSKYDTMISILKGNLRSGTKQTITFQNKKITVLSERIVLVTASGNANVELNTGQTFNVTFFWSFVYEKINNDWKVIQSHQSQAN
- a CDS encoding helix-turn-helix transcriptional regulator, with product MNLIAEFVKKRRKQLGLTQEEFAIKAGVALTVIRKIEQGKENLSLSKVNQVLIMFGQVLGPVNAKENETGRYKI